One window from the genome of Pyrobaculum ferrireducens encodes:
- a CDS encoding nucleotidyltransferase domain-containing protein, translating into MFERWLEALREVSRAREEEARRLVEELCRRALVVALFGSRARGDYTPLSDWDLLAIVERGDYRVEHRGVGQVVWLPLNKLDEVLGWSMVVLDAVADGKPLCGDSSIFEEVKRRVSRYVEERGLTRTRSGWLPRGV; encoded by the coding sequence ATGTTCGAGAGGTGGCTGGAGGCTTTGCGTGAGGTTTCGCGGGCTAGGGAGGAGGAGGCCCGCAGGCTTGTGGAGGAGCTCTGCAGGAGGGCGCTGGTGGTTGCGCTTTTCGGCTCCAGAGCCAGGGGTGACTACACGCCTCTCAGCGACTGGGATCTGCTGGCGATAGTGGAGCGAGGCGACTACCGGGTGGAGCACAGGGGGGTCGGACAGGTGGTGTGGCTCCCCCTCAACAAGCTGGATGAGGTGCTCGGGTGGTCGATGGTTGTCCTAGACGCGGTGGCTGATGGGAAGCCGCTGTGCGGCGACTCGTCCATCTTTGAGGAGGTGAAGAGGAGGGTTTCTAGATATGTGGAGGAGAGGGGGCTCACAAGGACGAGGAGCGGCTGGCTTCCCAGAGGGGTATGA
- a CDS encoding HEPN domain-containing protein: MSYEAWVRRALRFREYAGEDLRSGRYDSAAFFAQQAAEFLLKAVLIRATGSRPLSHSISELLSYVAKVFGRSLPEDVVRCAESLESHYVQARYPDARLNDYRRWEAEEAVKCMEVVWGYVREVAGGFA, from the coding sequence GTGAGTTACGAAGCTTGGGTGAGGAGGGCGTTGAGGTTTAGGGAGTATGCTGGGGAGGATTTGAGGAGTGGGAGGTACGACTCGGCGGCTTTTTTCGCCCAGCAGGCGGCTGAGTTTTTGCTTAAGGCCGTGTTGATCAGGGCCACCGGCTCCAGGCCCCTGTCTCACTCCATCTCCGAGCTTCTTAGCTACGTGGCTAAGGTCTTCGGGAGGTCCCTTCCTGAGGATGTTGTGAGGTGTGCGGAGAGTCTGGAGTCTCACTACGTGCAGGCTAGGTATCCGGACGCGCGGCTGAATGACTACAGGAGGTGGGAGGCGGAGGAGGCTGTTAAGTGTATGGAGGTGGTGTGGGGCTATGTTCGAGAGGTGGCTGGAGGCTTTGCGTGA
- a CDS encoding ABC transporter substrate-binding protein, which produces MSSGSVSALRAAAASVTLIALVLSAFTSAVTIVVSFPAYNIVLEEAFPQAHVVLLTKGVSDPHEYQLTAGDVEFLRSLNRSDVVVLSMHAPFELRIAEMAKNGEIKANVIDLTKIQLYLTYDGRLTTYGPGVNSHDHGLFPPNVFRLVDAVSRATGLRPNEDFMSRLSMLNATYCCRFSGRAIALTPAAEYVLYWLGYRDIAVFIKEPEVPPTPGDLQRALQYAGQGAPVLAVVVEGEARRIVDQFVQKAREAGLQPHVVVADFSKGYVKVLENVAAEISRQSTSTATAPFSNATGQADEWLFALVIAVVVLSTAAIVLKRRR; this is translated from the coding sequence ATGTCCTCGGGTTCCGTATCCGCGCTCCGGGCGGCCGCCGCTTCTGTGACGCTTATCGCCTTGGTGCTGTCTGCTTTCACCAGCGCGGTGACTATCGTCGTTTCTTTTCCGGCGTATAACATAGTGCTTGAGGAGGCTTTTCCACAGGCTCATGTGGTTCTGCTTACTAAGGGAGTGTCTGACCCCCATGAGTATCAGCTGACGGCGGGTGACGTGGAGTTTCTCCGTAGCTTAAACAGAAGTGATGTAGTGGTGTTGTCTATGCATGCGCCTTTTGAGCTGAGGATCGCCGAAATGGCTAAAAACGGCGAGATTAAGGCCAACGTAATCGACCTTACCAAAATCCAGCTTTATCTGACCTACGACGGGAGGCTCACCACGTACGGCCCTGGGGTCAACTCACACGACCACGGGTTGTTTCCGCCAAATGTTTTTAGGCTGGTTGACGCCGTGTCGAGGGCAACGGGTCTCAGACCTAATGAGGACTTCATGAGCCGCTTGAGTATGCTGAATGCCACATATTGTTGTAGGTTTTCTGGGAGGGCCATTGCATTGACGCCCGCCGCCGAGTACGTGCTCTATTGGCTTGGGTATAGGGACATCGCCGTGTTTATAAAAGAGCCGGAGGTGCCTCCCACGCCCGGGGATTTGCAGAGGGCGCTTCAATACGCTGGCCAGGGCGCGCCTGTGCTGGCTGTCGTTGTTGAAGGCGAGGCGCGGCGCATAGTGGATCAGTTTGTCCAGAAGGCTAGGGAGGCTGGTTTACAGCCTCACGTCGTCGTGGCAGACTTCTCCAAGGGGTATGTCAAGGTGCTTGAAAACGTCGCCGCGGAGATATCTAGACAGAGCACATCCACAGCCACGGCGCCGTTCAGCAACGCGACGGGGCAGGCAGACGAATGGCTTTTTGCGCTGGTCATAGCAGTGGTTGTGCTGTCTACCGCCGCTATTGTTCTCAAGAGAAGGAGGTAG
- a CDS encoding transcriptional regulator, whose translation MHRDKAIGVGLMAVGVVGILLYGWLVFFSPWQTFILQLTAFVAVATVLGILAWVGYALATTPPPKPIEEIEREVQKALEEIERQMKEESQQTSQ comes from the coding sequence ATGCATAGAGATAAGGCTATCGGCGTCGGGCTGATGGCTGTGGGGGTTGTGGGCATCCTCCTGTATGGATGGCTCGTATTTTTCTCGCCATGGCAGACGTTTATCCTGCAACTAACTGCGTTTGTGGCTGTGGCAACTGTTTTGGGCATCCTTGCCTGGGTGGGCTATGCCCTAGCCACTACTCCGCCTCCGAAGCCTATTGAGGAGATTGAGAGAGAGGTTCAGAAGGCTCTTGAGGAGATCGAGAGGCAGATGAAGGAGGAGTCTCAGCAGACTTCTCAGTAG
- a CDS encoding cation diffusion facilitator family transporter: protein MDKLKAALTSLLAGVAVTMMKIAAWAQSFSVAVLADAVHSAVDLLAVTVTYLAVRASLKPPDLEHPYGHHKAETLGGIGGSLAVMASAAFIAYEAVNKIVHWEPYTPTALSIAIVATAMFVDFNRVMVLRRFQGVSRALEADALHFATDLASSAAIMALLIFGAVASAHAPHIMAQWGPPLDVLTAIFITIYFVKLSWTLLRTSVIELLDYAPPEVVMRTRSVAGGVAGVRSVKSLKVRKSGSIYHADITITVDENLTVREAHEIADQVEKTLRKELGGEVTVHVEPEPRRPTEKSAETPPSSASRSPQEPSEPLSQSPQ from the coding sequence TCGGTTGCGGTCCTCGCAGACGCGGTCCACTCCGCAGTCGACCTACTGGCAGTCACCGTCACGTATCTAGCCGTGAGGGCCAGCCTCAAGCCGCCAGATCTGGAGCACCCCTACGGCCACCACAAGGCCGAGACACTCGGAGGCATCGGCGGATCCCTCGCCGTGATGGCCTCAGCCGCCTTCATCGCATACGAGGCCGTAAACAAGATAGTACACTGGGAGCCCTACACCCCCACGGCGCTGAGCATAGCAATAGTCGCAACTGCGATGTTCGTCGACTTCAACAGAGTAATGGTGTTGAGGAGGTTCCAAGGAGTCTCCAGAGCCCTCGAGGCAGACGCCCTCCACTTCGCCACAGACCTAGCCTCCTCGGCGGCGATAATGGCGCTCCTCATATTCGGCGCCGTTGCCTCGGCCCACGCCCCGCACATCATGGCGCAGTGGGGCCCGCCGCTAGACGTGCTAACCGCAATATTCATAACAATTTACTTCGTAAAGCTCAGCTGGACGCTTCTACGGACTTCGGTGATAGAACTCCTAGACTACGCCCCGCCAGAGGTGGTGATGAGGACCAGGTCCGTGGCTGGCGGCGTCGCCGGCGTGCGATCCGTTAAGTCTCTCAAAGTGAGGAAGTCTGGAAGCATCTACCACGCAGACATCACCATAACAGTTGACGAAAACCTAACCGTCAGGGAGGCCCATGAAATAGCCGACCAGGTGGAGAAGACGCTGAGAAAAGAGCTAGGCGGAGAGGTCACCGTACACGTAGAGCCGGAGCCCCGCCGACCTACTGAGAAGTCTGCTGAGACTCCTCCTTCATCTGCCTCTCGATCTCCTCAAGAGCCTTCTGAACCTCTCTCTCAATCTCCTCAATAG